Proteins co-encoded in one Polaromonas vacuolata genomic window:
- a CDS encoding ABC transporter permease: protein MALKLESRPQPSKFWTYASPVLALLVTVLIGVLLFMALGKDPVKGLQVFFWAPISSVYALGELLVKATPLLIIALGLAVCFRANVWNIGAEGQFVMGAVAAGGVALLADKTTGVWIIPAILLAGVLGGMAWAGITAWLRDSFNANEILVSLMLVYVADMVLSYLVFGPWKDPNGYNFPQSKTFEAVTQMPRLMQGSRVTIGILLALVGVAALWFYLYRTFAGFRQEVSGQAPAAARYAGFSSRRALWVALLVSGGAAGLAGALEVAGPIGQLTTYVPAGYGFAAIIVAFVGRLHPVGIVFSALLMSMFYIGGELAQSRLGLPKSLTGVFQGLLLFNLLACDTLMLYRLRFVRSVRPVPPAAALPGGL, encoded by the coding sequence ATGGCCCTGAAACTTGAGTCTCGGCCACAGCCGTCAAAATTTTGGACTTACGCCTCGCCAGTGCTGGCGCTGTTAGTCACTGTGCTGATTGGTGTTTTGCTTTTTATGGCGCTGGGTAAAGACCCCGTCAAAGGCTTGCAGGTATTTTTCTGGGCACCGATTTCTTCGGTTTATGCCTTGGGTGAGCTGCTGGTTAAGGCGACGCCACTGCTGATTATTGCTTTGGGGCTGGCGGTGTGCTTTCGTGCCAATGTCTGGAATATTGGTGCTGAGGGCCAGTTTGTCATGGGCGCGGTGGCCGCTGGTGGCGTGGCCTTGCTGGCGGATAAAACCACTGGCGTGTGGATAATTCCTGCGATTTTGCTCGCTGGCGTGCTGGGCGGTATGGCTTGGGCAGGCATCACGGCTTGGCTGCGCGACAGCTTTAATGCGAATGAAATTTTGGTCAGTTTGATGCTGGTGTACGTCGCCGACATGGTGTTGAGTTATTTGGTTTTTGGTCCTTGGAAAGACCCCAATGGCTACAACTTTCCGCAAAGTAAAACCTTTGAGGCCGTCACCCAGATGCCGCGTTTAATGCAAGGCTCACGCGTGACGATTGGTATTTTGCTGGCCTTAGTCGGCGTGGCTGCGCTGTGGTTTTATCTCTACCGCACCTTTGCCGGCTTTCGTCAAGAAGTCTCTGGTCAAGCACCGGCGGCGGCGCGCTATGCCGGCTTTTCATCGCGCCGTGCGCTTTGGGTGGCGCTGCTGGTATCCGGCGGTGCAGCTGGCCTAGCCGGTGCGCTAGAAGTCGCTGGCCCTATCGGTCAGCTCACCACCTATGTACCGGCGGGCTATGGTTTTGCCGCCATCATCGTGGCTTTTGTCGGCCGACTGCATCCGGTGGGAATTGTGTTTTCAGCGCTGCTCATGAGCATGTTTTATATCGGCGGCGAGCTGGCTCAGTCGCGGCTGGGTTTGCCCAAATCGCTCACTGGCGTGTTCCAAGGGCTGCTGCTTTTTAACCTGCTGGCTTGCGACACCTTAATGCTTTATCGCTTGCGCTTTGTACGTTCTGTGCGGCCAGTGCCGCCTGCAGCCGCTTTGCCGGGAGGACTTTGA
- a CDS encoding ABC transporter permease translates to MDAIALLIAATLSAGTILAIAALGLLINEKSGVVNLGAEGMMLCAAIAGFATVVHTGNSWLGFAAGMAAGAFLAGLFGLLVIWLNTNQYATGLALSLFGAGFSAFVGVGYVQEKLPEQTRHAIPFLADIPFVGPALFRQHPMVYIAIGLALGLIWFLYRTRAGLVLRSVGENPEAAHALGYPVRRIRLAAVIAGGALCGLAGAYVSVVYTPLWVEGMIAGKGWIALALTTFATWRPARVLFGAYLFGGVTMLQFHLQSLGVNVAPQFLSMLPYLSTIVVLALISRNPMWIRVNMPGSIGKPFYPGA, encoded by the coding sequence ATGGATGCCATTGCATTGTTAATTGCCGCCACTTTAAGCGCCGGCACGATTTTGGCGATTGCCGCCTTAGGCCTTTTGATTAATGAAAAATCCGGCGTCGTCAACTTAGGCGCTGAGGGCATGATGCTGTGCGCCGCCATCGCTGGTTTTGCCACTGTTGTGCATACTGGCAATAGCTGGCTGGGCTTTGCAGCGGGCATGGCAGCCGGGGCTTTTTTAGCCGGTCTTTTTGGTTTGTTGGTGATTTGGCTCAACACCAATCAGTACGCGACGGGATTGGCGCTGAGTCTTTTTGGCGCTGGCTTTTCGGCCTTTGTGGGTGTTGGCTATGTGCAGGAAAAGCTGCCCGAGCAAACCCGCCACGCAATTCCGTTTTTGGCCGATATTCCTTTTGTCGGGCCAGCGCTGTTTCGCCAGCACCCCATGGTCTACATCGCCATAGGGCTGGCGCTGGGCTTGATTTGGTTCTTATACCGCACCCGCGCCGGTCTGGTGCTGCGCTCTGTGGGAGAGAATCCCGAAGCTGCGCATGCGCTGGGTTATCCGGTACGGCGCATCCGTTTAGCCGCCGTCATTGCCGGTGGCGCGCTGTGCGGACTGGCCGGCGCTTATGTGTCTGTGGTCTACACGCCGCTGTGGGTTGAAGGCATGATTGCGGGCAAGGGTTGGATTGCGTTGGCACTGACGACTTTTGCGACTTGGCGGCCGGCTCGCGTACTTTTCGGTGCCTATCTTTTTGGCGGTGTGACCATGTTGCAGTTTCACTTGCAAAGTTTGGGCGTGAATGTGGCGCCTCAATTTTTGAGCATGCTACCCTATCTCTCGACCATAGTGGTGCTGGCGTTAATATCGCGCAACCCGATGTGGATACGGGTGAATATGCCGGGCTCTATTGGCAAGCCTTTTTATCCTGGCGCCTAA
- a CDS encoding BMP family ABC transporter substrate-binding protein gives MTDLKKRLMLQLVAMSAIAGTALVGCGKKEEPVAAAPAPVAAVSAPAPAKPEPLKVAFAYVGPVGDGGWTFAHDNGRKAVEAAYGDKVVTSFVEKVPESADAERVIRDMAGQGNKLIFGTTFGYMEPMLKIAADTKGVMFEHATGYKTADNMRTYDSRTYEGAYMAGVIAGKMSKTGTLGVVGSVPIPEVVRNINSFTLGAQSVNPKIKTRVVWVNEWFNPPKETEAATALINGGADVLFQNTDSSAVLQTAEKMGKRAFGWDSDMTAYGPKAHLASAVINWGPYYVKSVGEALDGKWKGGTSAWWGVKEGAIDLVSIAADVPDDTKKRIDEVKAGLKDGSFAIWKGPIMDNTGKVLIAKDTVADDKFLGGLKSYVKGVEGKVPGN, from the coding sequence ATGACTGACCTGAAAAAGCGTTTAATGCTGCAACTGGTGGCAATGTCCGCTATTGCCGGCACAGCCCTTGTGGGTTGCGGCAAAAAAGAAGAGCCTGTTGCTGCTGCACCTGCGCCGGTCGCCGCCGTTTCGGCGCCAGCACCGGCTAAGCCAGAGCCACTCAAAGTCGCTTTTGCCTATGTCGGCCCAGTCGGCGACGGCGGATGGACCTTCGCGCACGACAACGGCCGCAAAGCGGTTGAAGCCGCTTATGGCGATAAAGTTGTCACCAGCTTTGTCGAAAAAGTGCCAGAGTCAGCTGATGCCGAGCGGGTTATCCGCGACATGGCTGGCCAAGGCAACAAGCTAATTTTTGGGACGACCTTTGGCTATATGGAGCCCATGCTGAAGATTGCGGCCGATACCAAAGGCGTGATGTTTGAGCACGCGACCGGCTACAAGACTGCCGACAATATGCGTACTTACGATAGCCGCACTTACGAAGGTGCTTACATGGCTGGCGTGATCGCAGGCAAGATGAGTAAGACTGGCACGCTTGGCGTGGTCGGCTCAGTGCCGATTCCAGAAGTCGTGCGCAATATCAACAGCTTCACGCTGGGCGCGCAATCGGTTAACCCCAAAATTAAAACCCGCGTGGTTTGGGTCAATGAGTGGTTTAACCCACCAAAAGAGACGGAAGCCGCGACTGCTTTGATCAACGGCGGCGCCGATGTTTTATTCCAAAACACCGACTCATCCGCAGTTTTGCAGACCGCTGAAAAAATGGGCAAGCGCGCGTTTGGTTGGGATTCCGATATGACTGCTTACGGTCCTAAAGCCCACTTGGCATCGGCTGTGATTAACTGGGGTCCTTACTACGTCAAATCCGTTGGCGAAGCTTTAGACGGCAAGTGGAAGGGCGGCACCAGCGCTTGGTGGGGCGTGAAAGAAGGCGCGATCGATTTGGTATCTATCGCCGCTGACGTGCCGGACGACACGAAAAAGCGCATCGATGAAGTCAAAGCCGGCCTGAAAGATGGCAGCTTCGCTATCTGGAAAGGCCCCATCATGGACAACACCGGTAAAGTACTGATTGCTAAAGACACGGTTGCTGACGACAAATTCTTGGGCGGCTTAAAGAGCTACGTCAAAGGCGTTGAAGGCAAAGTGCCCGGTAACTGA
- a CDS encoding adenosine deaminase, translating to MILNTHPAAKNISQQRLPELLKTMPKAELHIHIEGSLEPELIFALAKRNGVALAYADVEALRRAYAFTDLQSFLDIYYAGASVLLKEEDFYDMASAYFVKAAEDNVVHAELFFDPQTHTARGVAMQTVIDGLHRACVDAQKIHGISASLILCFLRHLSEEDALVCLEQALPFRDKLVGIGLDSGELGNPPEKFERVFARCAQLGLRLVAHAGEEGPPAYIWAALDVLKVERIDHGVQAIKDPALMQRLAEQRTALTVCPLSNLKLCVFPDLASHNLRELLDTGLMATINSDDPAYFGGYMNDNFVQTFAATGMHAGHAYSLARNSFEASFIDDAAKLKFVASLDQCFANFDTAGVN from the coding sequence ATGATTTTAAATACCCACCCAGCGGCAAAAAATATCTCGCAGCAACGCCTGCCAGAATTGCTAAAGACTATGCCAAAGGCTGAGTTGCATATTCACATCGAAGGCTCATTAGAGCCTGAGCTGATTTTTGCACTCGCCAAACGCAACGGCGTAGCACTGGCTTATGCAGATGTTGAGGCCTTGCGCCGCGCCTATGCGTTTACTGATTTGCAAAGCTTTTTAGATATCTACTATGCCGGCGCTAGCGTGCTGCTAAAAGAAGAAGATTTCTACGACATGGCCAGCGCTTATTTTGTCAAAGCGGCCGAAGACAACGTGGTTCATGCTGAATTATTTTTTGACCCGCAAACCCATACCGCGCGTGGCGTCGCTATGCAAACCGTGATTGATGGTCTGCACCGCGCCTGCGTTGATGCGCAGAAAATACATGGCATTAGCGCCTCGTTAATTCTGTGCTTTTTACGTCATTTGAGCGAGGAAGATGCACTGGTTTGTCTCGAGCAAGCCTTGCCGTTTAGGGATAAGTTAGTCGGCATAGGTCTGGATTCTGGCGAGCTAGGAAATCCACCCGAAAAATTTGAGCGCGTGTTTGCGCGCTGTGCGCAATTGGGTTTGCGTTTGGTAGCGCACGCTGGCGAAGAAGGCCCGCCTGCCTATATTTGGGCTGCCTTAGATGTGCTCAAAGTCGAACGCATAGACCACGGCGTACAAGCGATTAAAGACCCCGCGTTGATGCAGCGCTTAGCCGAGCAGCGTACCGCTTTGACGGTCTGCCCGCTATCGAACCTAAAGCTTTGCGTATTCCCAGATCTGGCCAGCCACAACCTGCGCGAATTGTTAGATACCGGTTTGATGGCCACTATCAATTCGGACGACCCGGCTTATTTCGGCGGCTATATGAACGACAACTTTGTGCAGACTTTCGCCGCTACCGGTATGCATGCCGGTCATGCGTATAGCTTGGCGCGCAATAGTTTCGAAGCTAGCTTTATTGATGACGCGGCGAAGTTGAAATTTGTGGCCAGCTTAGACCAATGCTTTGCCAACTTTGATACCGCTGGCGTGAATTGA
- a CDS encoding TolC family outer membrane protein gives MNLQDKSPMPLAIAGLLLVSCLTAKAQSLGELYTAARAFDASYQSARLQYDATVAKADQTRAGLLPSAGLSLGASASRFENSAPVIERSFSNQSLGLTASQPLYRPANWASYLQSQPQVAQARAQLDAAEQDLILRASQSYFDVLAAQDTLTFVLAQKSAVSEQLASAKRNFEVGTATITDTREAQARFDLVVAQEIAADNDLRIKKIALDQLVGRTGTQPLALATPTILPSILPADPNSLVDQAEALHPLIRQAKNGLEVAELEIQKAQAGHKPTLDLNASYNVARNPSGTATTSALAYRTNTGTVGLLLNVPIFSGFSVENRIRETLFLRDKSQSDLEGARRSVAQATRTAFYGVVSNLGQVKALEAAELSSQSALDANKLGYQVGVRINIDVLNSQSQLFQTKRDLAQARYNVLLGGLRLRQANGSLTELDLQPVQALLVAK, from the coding sequence ATGAACCTGCAAGACAAATCACCAATGCCACTGGCTATTGCTGGCCTGCTACTCGTTTCCTGTCTGACGGCTAAGGCCCAAAGCTTGGGTGAGCTTTACACGGCGGCGCGTGCATTCGATGCCAGCTACCAGTCAGCTAGATTGCAGTACGACGCCACCGTTGCAAAAGCCGACCAGACTAGGGCCGGTTTGCTGCCCAGCGCCGGTCTATCGCTGGGTGCTAGCGCTAGCCGTTTTGAAAATAGCGCACCCGTCATAGAGCGCAGCTTTAGCAACCAAAGTCTAGGCCTCACCGCCAGCCAGCCGCTTTACCGACCAGCCAATTGGGCCAGTTATTTGCAAAGCCAGCCGCAAGTGGCGCAAGCCAGAGCGCAGCTCGATGCGGCAGAGCAAGATTTAATCCTGCGCGCCAGCCAAAGCTACTTTGATGTGCTCGCCGCGCAAGACACTTTGACCTTTGTGCTGGCCCAGAAAAGCGCCGTCTCCGAGCAACTGGCTTCAGCCAAACGTAACTTCGAAGTCGGCACCGCCACGATTACCGACACCCGCGAAGCACAAGCCCGCTTCGATTTGGTCGTGGCGCAAGAAATAGCCGCAGACAATGATTTACGGATTAAAAAAATCGCGCTCGATCAACTCGTAGGCCGAACGGGAACCCAACCCTTGGCACTGGCAACGCCAACCATACTGCCTTCGATACTGCCGGCCGATCCCAACAGTTTGGTCGATCAAGCAGAAGCCTTACACCCCTTGATACGTCAAGCCAAAAATGGGCTTGAAGTCGCCGAGCTTGAAATCCAAAAAGCCCAAGCCGGTCACAAACCCACGCTAGATTTGAACGCGAGTTACAACGTTGCTCGTAACCCATCTGGCACAGCCACCACCTCAGCGCTGGCGTATCGCACCAATACCGGCACAGTAGGCTTGTTGCTAAACGTGCCGATTTTTTCTGGTTTTTCAGTCGAAAACCGGATTCGCGAAACCTTGTTCCTCAGAGACAAATCACAAAGCGATTTAGAAGGCGCACGCCGCAGCGTAGCCCAAGCCACACGCACGGCGTTTTACGGTGTGGTATCTAACCTAGGCCAAGTCAAAGCGCTAGAAGCAGCAGAGCTTTCTAGCCAAAGCGCACTAGACGCCAACAAGCTTGGTTACCAAGTCGGCGTACGCATCAATATCGACGTACTCAACTCGCAAAGCCAGCTGTTTCAAACCAAGCGCGACTTGGCTCAGGCTCGCTATAACGTGCTGCTAGGCGGCTTGCGTTTGCGTCAAGCCAATGGCAGTTTGACTGAGCTCGATTTGCAACCAGTTCAAGCGCTACTGGTTGCTAAATAA
- a CDS encoding rhodanese-like domain-containing protein, with protein MTLQLNPANFLAWRDVALSADAKSTAEKIQPIVLDVRENWELQIASVQPDGFTLLHIPMGQISARLSELQDALDGDQPIACLCHHGIRSQRVASFLAQNGFSAVVNLQGGIQAWSNQLDTSVPHY; from the coding sequence ATGACACTTCAACTCAACCCTGCAAATTTTCTAGCCTGGCGCGACGTTGCCCTCAGCGCCGACGCAAAATCGACTGCTGAGAAAATCCAGCCCATAGTGCTCGATGTTAGAGAAAACTGGGAATTACAAATCGCATCCGTACAGCCCGACGGTTTCACGCTGTTGCACATTCCCATGGGTCAGATATCGGCTCGCCTGAGTGAGCTACAAGATGCTCTCGACGGCGATCAGCCAATAGCCTGCCTTTGCCACCACGGCATACGCAGTCAGCGCGTCGCCAGTTTTTTAGCCCAAAACGGTTTTAGTGCGGTGGTCAATTTACAGGGCGGAATACAAGCTTGGTCGAACCAACTTGACACCAGCGTTCCGCACTATTGA
- a CDS encoding protein-L-isoaspartate O-methyltransferase family protein, which translates to MNYEQARFNMIEQQIRPWEVLDSQILSLLAIVKREDFVPAAHRALAFADLEIPLTEALAKHPDQCMLLPKVEARILQDLSVQKHESVLEIGTGTGYMAALLAHRSQRVISLEIDADLAEIARENLLNAGVHNAEVRTGDGAANIAKAVSNTDPLQGPFDVIVLSGSVAKVPDALLSMLKIGGRLSAIVGFEPMMRHSLITRVGEKAWRTTQAWDTVAPRLQNFPEPSRFSF; encoded by the coding sequence ATGAATTACGAACAAGCCCGATTCAACATGATTGAGCAGCAAATCCGTCCTTGGGAAGTGCTTGACAGCCAAATTCTTTCCCTGCTGGCAATTGTCAAGCGTGAAGACTTTGTACCCGCAGCCCACCGTGCACTGGCTTTTGCTGACCTTGAAATTCCACTGACTGAAGCACTCGCCAAGCATCCCGACCAGTGCATGTTGTTGCCCAAAGTTGAAGCCCGCATACTGCAAGATCTGAGCGTTCAAAAACACGAATCAGTGCTGGAAATCGGCACCGGCACTGGTTACATGGCGGCCTTGCTAGCGCACCGCAGCCAGCGCGTGATCAGCTTAGAAATTGATGCCGATTTAGCCGAAATAGCGCGTGAGAACCTGCTTAATGCTGGCGTTCACAACGCCGAAGTACGCACCGGCGATGGCGCTGCCAATATCGCCAAAGCCGTCTCCAACACCGACCCGCTACAAGGCCCGTTTGATGTGATCGTGCTGAGCGGCTCAGTGGCCAAAGTACCCGATGCTTTGCTGTCCATGCTGAAAATTGGTGGTCGCTTAAGCGCCATCGTCGGCTTTGAGCCCATGATGCGCCACTCACTGATTACCCGGGTTGGCGAGAAAGCCTGGCGCACCACGCAAGCCTGGGACACTGTCGCGCCGCGCTTGCAAAACTTCCCCGAGCCATCGCGCTTTAGCTTTTAA
- a CDS encoding efflux RND transporter permease subunit, with the protein MWFTKVSLKNPVFATMVMLAIVVLGFFSYQRMQVDQFPNIDLPVVVITADYPGAAPEIVESEVTKKIEEGVNSIAGISSLSSRSYEGQAIIILEFQLYVDGRRAAEDVREKIAAIRPTLRDEVKEPRVLRFDPSSRAVWSVAVLPDPAKGTMSAVELTNWADQVLKKRLENVRGAGSVTLVGGSKREINLYLKPQAMQALGITADQVVAAVRSENQDLPLGAIRSLTQERSVRIDARMKRPEDFGNIIITRKPSASSSAPITLAQVARISDGSQEIDSLALYNGQRTLLLTVQKAQDENTIAVVDGLNLALRELAPQLPPGVRLELVTDSSRAIRVAVANVGRTLVEGALLTVLIVFLFLNSWRSTVITGLTLPISIIGTFLFMNMFGFTINMITLMALSLCVGLLIDDAIVVRENIVRHVHMGKSPYQASLDGTQEIGLAVLATTLSIVAVFLPIGFMGGIIGKFFHEFGITIVSAVLISMFVSFTLDPMLSSIWHDPSLGHKGQDNSLYGKTLGRVTGWFARATDSISRSYQSILSLALLHKLSTLALAVGIFLLSIFMLPLLGTEFVPKADYSETTLNFYTPAGSSLEATEAKARQVQAIVAEFPEVSYSLATINTGNAVGKMYTSVYLRLVDRKARERSVDQMSSVLRERLKQVAGITVTHVGLLDSVGGNKTIEFSLQGPDLRQLERLSRQVRDRISTIPGLVDLDSSVKADKPVIQVDMRRGVASDLGLSVAQVGNSLRILLAGQTVGNWRAPDDQTYDVNVRLAPESRYSPQDLAGLAFTSSSLGNNADGSARTIQLSQIADIKETTGPDQINRRDLTREVAVNANTQNRSAGEVSDEIKKALDTMSFPPGYRYRFNGSTKNMAESFGYAISALIMAMLFIYMILASQFKSFLQPLALMTSLPLTLIGVVVSLLLFGSTLSMFSVIGVVMLMGLVTKNAILLIDFAIRLRQPHIDEAGLNQPGMARNAALLMAAKVRLRPILMTTLAMIFGMLPLALALSEGSEQRAPMGQAVIGGVITSSLLTLVVVPVTYCYLDDFAQWLKRRFGKAASGSD; encoded by the coding sequence ATGTGGTTCACAAAAGTTAGTCTGAAAAATCCGGTCTTCGCCACCATGGTCATGCTGGCTATTGTGGTGTTGGGGTTTTTCTCCTACCAGCGCATGCAGGTAGACCAATTTCCGAATATTGATCTGCCAGTAGTGGTGATCACCGCCGACTATCCGGGCGCCGCACCGGAAATTGTCGAGAGTGAGGTGACGAAAAAAATCGAAGAAGGCGTCAACTCGATAGCCGGCATCAGCTCGCTCAGCTCGCGCAGCTATGAAGGCCAAGCCATCATCATTTTGGAATTCCAACTCTATGTAGACGGTCGCCGCGCCGCCGAAGATGTGCGCGAGAAAATCGCCGCCATACGCCCCACCCTGCGGGATGAAGTCAAAGAGCCACGGGTGCTGCGCTTTGATCCGTCTAGCCGCGCCGTCTGGTCGGTTGCCGTACTGCCCGATCCAGCCAAAGGGACTATGTCGGCAGTCGAGTTGACCAATTGGGCCGATCAGGTTCTGAAAAAGCGTTTAGAAAACGTACGCGGTGCCGGCTCAGTCACCTTGGTGGGCGGCAGCAAGCGCGAGATCAACCTCTACCTTAAGCCACAAGCCATGCAGGCGCTAGGCATCACCGCCGACCAGGTGGTGGCCGCCGTCCGCAGCGAAAACCAAGACCTGCCGCTAGGCGCGATACGCTCACTGACGCAAGAAAGATCGGTCCGGATAGACGCCCGCATGAAGCGCCCAGAAGACTTCGGCAACATCATCATCACACGCAAGCCATCCGCCAGCAGCAGCGCGCCCATCACGCTAGCGCAAGTCGCACGTATCAGCGATGGATCACAAGAAATCGACAGCCTAGCGCTCTACAACGGTCAGCGCACCTTGCTGCTGACAGTACAAAAAGCCCAGGACGAAAACACTATTGCAGTGGTCGATGGACTTAATCTTGCGCTGCGCGAGTTGGCCCCACAACTACCGCCCGGCGTGCGCCTAGAGCTAGTCACCGACAGCTCGCGCGCGATACGCGTGGCGGTTGCCAACGTTGGCCGCACGCTGGTCGAAGGCGCACTGCTCACGGTGCTGATTGTGTTTTTATTTCTCAACTCCTGGCGCTCGACGGTGATCACCGGGCTGACCTTGCCGATCTCCATCATCGGTACTTTTTTGTTTATGAACATGTTTGGTTTCACCATCAACATGATTACGTTAATGGCGCTGTCTCTTTGCGTCGGGCTGTTAATTGATGATGCCATCGTGGTGCGAGAAAACATTGTTCGCCATGTGCACATGGGCAAGTCGCCTTACCAAGCCTCACTAGACGGCACACAAGAAATCGGTCTGGCGGTGCTGGCCACCACGCTGTCTATCGTGGCGGTGTTTTTACCGATTGGCTTTATGGGCGGCATCATAGGCAAATTCTTTCACGAGTTTGGCATCACCATAGTCTCTGCTGTGCTGATCTCTATGTTTGTGAGTTTTACGCTAGACCCCATGCTGTCCAGCATCTGGCACGACCCCAGCCTAGGCCACAAAGGCCAAGACAATTCCCTGTATGGCAAAACGCTGGGCCGCGTGACGGGATGGTTTGCGCGCGCCACCGACAGCATTAGCCGCAGCTATCAAAGCATTTTGAGCTTGGCACTGCTGCACAAACTCAGCACTTTGGCGCTAGCAGTAGGCATTTTTCTGCTGAGTATTTTCATGCTGCCGCTGCTGGGCACAGAGTTTGTGCCGAAAGCGGATTACTCCGAAACCACGCTTAACTTCTACACACCAGCCGGCTCATCGCTAGAGGCAACCGAGGCCAAAGCGCGTCAAGTCCAAGCCATAGTGGCCGAGTTCCCCGAAGTGAGCTACTCACTGGCCACCATCAACACCGGCAATGCAGTGGGGAAAATGTACACCAGCGTCTATCTGCGCTTAGTCGATCGCAAAGCGCGCGAGCGCAGCGTGGACCAAATGTCAAGCGTGCTGCGCGAGCGCCTTAAACAAGTTGCCGGCATCACCGTTACCCATGTGGGCCTACTCGATTCGGTGGGCGGCAACAAGACCATAGAGTTTTCATTACAAGGCCCAGACCTGAGGCAGTTAGAGCGCCTGAGTCGTCAAGTCAGGGACCGCATCAGCACAATTCCTGGTCTGGTCGATCTGGACTCTAGCGTCAAAGCCGACAAGCCGGTGATACAAGTTGATATGCGGCGTGGTGTCGCCAGTGACTTAGGCTTATCTGTGGCGCAGGTCGGCAATAGCTTGCGTATTTTGTTGGCCGGTCAGACGGTGGGCAATTGGCGTGCGCCGGATGACCAAACCTATGACGTCAACGTGCGGCTAGCGCCCGAGTCACGCTACTCGCCACAAGACCTGGCCGGGTTGGCCTTTACCAGCAGCAGCTTGGGTAATAACGCTGATGGCTCGGCCCGCACCATACAGCTCAGTCAGATCGCCGATATTAAAGAGACCACCGGGCCAGATCAGATCAATCGACGCGATCTCACGCGTGAAGTGGCGGTCAATGCCAACACCCAGAACCGATCGGCCGGCGAGGTCTCTGACGAAATCAAAAAAGCGTTGGACACCATGTCGTTCCCGCCCGGCTACCGTTACCGTTTTAATGGCTCGACTAAAAATATGGCGGAGTCTTTTGGTTACGCCATCTCGGCACTGATTATGGCCATGCTGTTTATCTACATGATTCTGGCCAGCCAGTTCAAGAGCTTTTTGCAGCCCTTGGCGCTGATGACTTCGCTGCCGCTGACGCTGATAGGCGTGGTCGTGTCATTGCTGCTGTTTGGCTCTACGCTGTCCATGTTCTCGGTGATTGGCGTGGTCATGCTGATGGGTTTGGTGACCAAAAATGCGATTTTGCTGATCGACTTTGCCATCCGCCTGCGCCAGCCGCACATCGATGAAGCCGGCCTGAATCAACCCGGCATGGCACGCAATGCAGCGTTACTAATGGCCGCTAAAGTCAGGTTGCGGCCAATTTTGATGACCACCTTGGCGATGATTTTTGGCATGCTGCCGTTGGCCTTGGCACTCAGCGAAGGCTCGGAGCAGCGCGCCCCCATGGGCCAGGCCGTGATAGGCGGGGTTATCACCTCCTCGCTGCTAACACTGGTGGTTGTGCCGGTGACGTATTGCTATCTGGATGACTTCGCACAGTGGCTCAAGCGCAGGTTTGGCAAGGCAGCGTCCGGCAGTGACTAA